A region of Streptomyces sp. WMMC500 DNA encodes the following proteins:
- a CDS encoding ABC transporter permease — protein sequence MRWIRRHLVVIAGTLALVYLLLPNVVVLVFSFNDPAGRYNYTWQSFSTEAWRDPCGVAGMCDSVGLSLRIALAATAAATVIGTLAAFALARHRFRGRAAGNSLIFLPMAMPEVVMAASLGTLFLNMRVEFGVTTILIAHIMFCLSFVVVAVKARVASMDPKLEEAARDLYAGPLQTFLRITLPLAAPGIAAGAMLSFAISLDDFVITQFNAGPATVTFPMYVWGASQRGIPVQVNVVGTAMFVAALALVVAGQVVGARRRARA from the coding sequence ATGCGCTGGATCCGCCGCCACCTCGTCGTCATCGCCGGCACGCTCGCGCTGGTCTACCTGCTGCTGCCCAACGTCGTCGTGCTCGTCTTCTCCTTCAACGACCCCGCGGGCCGCTACAACTACACCTGGCAGTCCTTCTCCACGGAGGCCTGGCGGGACCCCTGCGGCGTCGCCGGCATGTGCGACTCCGTCGGCCTCAGCCTGCGGATCGCCCTGGCGGCGACCGCCGCCGCCACCGTCATCGGCACCCTCGCCGCCTTCGCGCTCGCCCGCCACCGCTTCCGCGGCCGGGCCGCGGGCAACTCGCTGATCTTCCTGCCCATGGCGATGCCCGAGGTCGTCATGGCCGCCTCGCTGGGCACCCTGTTCCTCAACATGCGGGTCGAGTTCGGCGTCACCACGATCCTCATCGCGCACATCATGTTCTGCCTCAGCTTCGTCGTCGTCGCCGTCAAGGCGCGGGTGGCGAGCATGGACCCGAAGCTGGAGGAGGCGGCCCGGGACCTGTACGCGGGGCCGCTGCAGACGTTCCTGCGGATCACGCTGCCGCTGGCGGCGCCGGGGATCGCCGCCGGGGCGATGCTCAGCTTCGCGATCTCGCTGGACGACTTCGTCATCACGCAGTTCAACGCCGGGCCCGCCACGGTCACGTTCCCGATGTACGTCTGGGGCGCGTCGCAGCGCGGGATCCCGGTGCAGGTGAACGTCGTCGGCACGGCGATGTTCGTGGCCGCGCTGGCACTGGTGGTCGCCGGGCAGGTCGTCGGCGCGCGGCGGAGGGCACGGGCATGA
- a CDS encoding ABC transporter permease, giving the protein MTALAAPPEAPGRPPEPPPPRRARRRLTPYWLLLPAALWLLLFFAAPLVYQASTSVQSGSFEEGFEVTWRWANYTDALDRYAEHFARSFGYAAAATVLCLAIGYPLAYMIAFRAGRWRGVLLVLVIAPFFTSFLIRTLAWKTILSDNGPLVGALDTLHVLDVTATLGLTTDDRLLATPLAVVCGLTYNFLPFMILPLYTSLERIDPGLHEAARDLYAAPATVFRRVTFPLSMPGVVAGTLLTFIPASGDYINAQLLGSPKEQMAGNAIQKQFLNVLDYPTAAAMSFLLMAAILIMVTVYIRRAGTEELV; this is encoded by the coding sequence GTGACCGCGCTCGCCGCGCCGCCGGAGGCGCCCGGCCGGCCGCCGGAGCCACCGCCCCCGCGCCGCGCCCGGCGCCGGCTCACCCCGTACTGGCTGCTGCTGCCCGCCGCGCTGTGGCTCCTCCTCTTCTTCGCCGCGCCGCTGGTCTACCAGGCGTCGACCTCCGTGCAGTCCGGCTCCTTCGAGGAGGGCTTCGAGGTCACCTGGCGGTGGGCCAACTACACCGACGCGCTCGACCGGTACGCCGAGCACTTCGCCCGCTCCTTCGGCTACGCCGCCGCGGCCACCGTCCTCTGCCTCGCCATCGGCTACCCGCTCGCGTACATGATCGCCTTCCGCGCCGGGCGCTGGCGGGGCGTGCTCCTCGTCCTCGTCATCGCCCCGTTCTTCACCAGCTTCCTCATCCGCACGCTGGCGTGGAAGACGATCCTGTCCGACAACGGCCCGCTCGTCGGCGCCCTGGACACCCTGCACGTCCTCGACGTCACCGCGACCCTGGGGCTGACCACGGACGACCGGCTGCTCGCCACCCCGCTGGCGGTCGTGTGCGGACTGACGTACAACTTCCTGCCGTTCATGATCCTGCCGCTGTACACCTCGCTGGAGCGCATCGACCCGGGCCTGCACGAGGCCGCCCGGGACCTCTACGCCGCCCCGGCGACCGTCTTCCGCCGGGTCACCTTCCCGCTGTCGATGCCCGGCGTCGTCGCGGGCACGCTGCTGACGTTCATCCCCGCCTCCGGCGACTACATCAACGCCCAGCTCCTCGGCTCGCCGAAGGAGCAGATGGCCGGCAACGCCATCCAGAAGCAGTTCCTCAACGTGCTCGACTACCCGACCGCCGCGGCGATGTCGTTCCTGCTGATGGCGGCGATCCTGATCATGGTGACGGTGTACATCCGCCGGGCCGGCACCGAGGAGCTGGTGTGA